The sequence CGTGAGGGAAGGTGCAGAGGCGGAAAGGGCACCAGATgtccatttctgtatcacaaaacacggaacggggctgggccccacacagggttctccctgtctcctggggaaaaccaTGGGGCACAGCCTGAactttttctgttctgcaggcaacaagacccgcagaggaaggctctcctccacatattttctgggaaacctccagagaagccgctgccgaatcgaaaaggatccacggaatcttctgattatctgagggtgagtgtcaccccgggcccctggtccttttctcctctaggtcaccctggttgatttcctttcagcttcccgtctgcgggaggaaatcggggaacccctctttcttgccttcttggggtcagggactccacgatccttccaggtcaatttgattccaggcgaaggcatctgaagatgccgtatttcctgttgctttctttctgtccaattATGGCAAGCCTGCCAACAACATGTTCCTAGCGGCATGAGGAAATTAGTCCCTCAGAGGCCCCAAACGTGGAGAAGGCTAAACCCAGGAACATGCATGTGTTCAGAGAAGACGTCCTGAGTACCCTCGAGCCACCAACCTGCCTTCGGAAGGTCATCAGTCAGTTCCACTTCATGGAAGGCTGAGTGGAGGCGCTTTGATCCAGTTAATGCCCAAGACGCGATCTTTTGAACAATGGTGTGCTTAGATCAGCTACACATAGCTCGAGAGCGcatctttcatgtgtcttgtcctgatcagcactcaggtggagggtctgtccctacttccaaggaccgcctgtcgatactgtactaagaatttcatggcgtgtgcaccttgtctttggatgtgcttgattttcacgttggctccatgcggaggaacttctaacctgtgttgtttcctctctttcaggttgcaagcgggccaatgccggtccacacaaccagtaagaggccgcgcctgggccctgtcctcgctgatcgctcagctaccgaaacgtctgacaggggctccgtcttggcttcgccgtctcccctcagaaaagccagtctgagctcctcctcaagtcttggaccaaaggaaagacagacaggggctgcggccgacatccctcagcctgcagtcaggcagcagggccccgagcctctcctcgtggtgaagccgacacacagcagccctgagggtggctgccgagaagttccccaggctgcctccaaaacccacggcctgctccaggccatcagaccccaggcacaggacaaacgtcctgcggtgacctcacagccctgcccgccagccgccacacacagcttgggcctaggctccaatctcagcttcgggccaggagccaagagacctgcccaggctcggattcaggcttgcctgaacttccccaagaaaccgagactgggtcccttccagatccccgaaagcgccatccagggaggtgagctgggggccccggagaatctccaacctccgccagccgcaaccgaacttggaccaagtacgtcgccccagatgggcaggaggacacccgcccaggtgcccagcgtcgaccggcagcctccgcacagcagaccttgcctgcctactgcccaggcctgcaccatgtcccatcacccagcggccagccatgatggggcccagcctctcacagtgctcttccggagactggaaaacggacgctggagctccagcctcctggcggccccctcatttcactctcctgagaagccgggagccttcctcgctcagagccctcatgtgtcagagaagtctgagggtccccgtgttcgtgtcccaccgagcgtcctctatgaggaccttcaggtttcctcctcctcagaggacagcgattctgacctggagtgagactgcaggtggcaggggctccttggcctccagctcccgtgacttggaggggactgtgggactgaggagtgcagagcagagagcagactctgtgcggtgactccgaagctccccggctgtggcgcttctgtggatgtgggagcccaggccaggcagggagcagatgcagggactctgcctcattgaattctggtgagggacgttgtagttcgcgtggttctccggaaacgcgccaggaaaagcttccgtgccagagattcgttgcctcagaaactgcgtgacgcgcaggagtcagacttccgctgggacgtcaataggaaactggggaattactgtgtatttgctctctagatgactgaataagggaaaagttagggaaccctgagaggtgcagcccttccgctgtgccccgccctgagagcagtgtttcggacgctgggaagcgtgctgtgcagagcgctctcggggtctttcctcagcctcgaaaactgggctgtggaatgcctttgtacatgtgtgtgtttaattggttttgaagtgaataaaattctcaaaaagatgacatattgtcttttgactctcattccgtgtttgtgtttaactgattttccgagtgaaggggtggcctgcccctccacacctgtgggtgtttctagtcgggtgggatgagagacggagagaagaaataagacacagagacaaagtatagggagacaacagtgggtccaggggaccggcactcagcacaccaaggacctgcaccggcaccggcctctgagttccctcagtttttgttgattatgattttcattatttcagcaaaaaggaatgtagtaggagagcagggtgataataaggagaaggtcaacaacaacaacaaaaaaaaacacacgtgagccaaagaatctatatcattactaagttcaagggaaggtactatgcctggacgttcacgtaggccagatttatgtttctctccacccaaacatctcagcggagtaaagaataacaaggcagcattactgccaacacgtctcgcctcccgccacag comes from Pan troglodytes isolate AG18354 chromosome 7, NHGRI_mPanTro3-v2.0_pri, whole genome shotgun sequence and encodes:
- the LOC134810906 gene encoding putative protein FAM90A23, translating into MMARRDPKSWAKRLVRAQTLQKQRRAPVGPRAPPPDEEDPRCCSVTWSLGGNIVSELSQHLTAPMPVSPLWNPYSALNSQSVPMWTQQDPQRKALLHIFSGKPPEKPLPNRKGSTESSDYLRVASGPMPVHTTSKRPRLGPVLADRSATETSDRGSVLASPSPLRKASLSSSSSLGPKERQTGAAADIPQPAVRQQGPEPLLVVKPTHSSPEGGCREVPQAASKTHGLLQAIRPQAQDKRPAVTSQPCPPAATHSLGLGSNLSFGPGAKRPAQARIQACLNFPKKPRLGPFQIPESAIQGGELGAPENLQPPPAATELGPSTSPQMGRRTPAQVPSVDRQPPHSRPCLPTAQACTMSHHPAASHDGAQPLTVLFRRLENGRWSSSLLAAPSFHSPEKPGAFLAQSPHVSEKSEGPRVRVPPSVLYEDLQVSSSSEDSDSDLE